In a genomic window of uncultured Sphaerochaeta sp.:
- a CDS encoding polysaccharide deacetylase family protein has product MKQLLMALMIILFSFSLSAEVLPEQRSAPVSPERPPVRYWRPTESGNPLVQTLPGLEQPRPVPKRTDPKLLVVLYHNIVFGRTGNIYNRDLYNFEHDLAYLKRNYTITNFTELPALKSSTDAAIITFDDGDLSLYGIVYPLFRQYELEATIFLVPNFIGEVGYMSWEQVKEMSDYRTQEGKKLFHFESHSLTHRPMGSLGEEEIVQELKESKARIEEHTASEVTVLALPFGDGEGNTAIINAAKQLGYTTIRTSRPQATLLGKLNPWIVPALNVENYSTDVFVQKALSLTGRF; this is encoded by the coding sequence ATGAAACAGTTGCTGATGGCCTTGATGATCATCCTATTCTCCTTCTCCCTGAGTGCTGAGGTCCTGCCCGAGCAGAGAAGTGCTCCGGTATCTCCCGAGCGTCCTCCGGTACGCTATTGGAGGCCGACAGAGAGTGGCAATCCCTTGGTACAGACGCTCCCGGGGCTTGAGCAACCCCGTCCTGTTCCGAAGAGAACCGACCCAAAACTGCTGGTGGTGCTCTATCACAACATCGTCTTCGGGCGCACCGGAAACATTTACAACCGTGACCTGTACAATTTTGAGCACGATCTGGCCTATCTGAAACGCAACTACACCATCACCAACTTTACCGAGTTGCCTGCTCTCAAGTCCTCAACCGATGCAGCCATCATCACCTTTGATGATGGGGATCTCTCCCTGTACGGCATCGTGTACCCCTTGTTCCGACAGTATGAGCTGGAGGCAACCATCTTCTTGGTGCCGAACTTCATCGGGGAGGTGGGCTACATGAGCTGGGAGCAGGTGAAGGAGATGAGCGACTACCGCACACAAGAGGGAAAGAAGCTCTTTCACTTCGAATCACACAGCCTGACCCATCGCCCGATGGGCTCCCTCGGCGAGGAAGAGATTGTTCAGGAACTGAAGGAGTCGAAGGCACGCATTGAGGAGCACACCGCTTCCGAGGTGACGGTTCTTGCCCTCCCGTTCGGTGATGGCGAGGGAAATACGGCAATCATCAACGCTGCCAAACAATTGGGGTATACCACGATCAGGACCTCGAGACCCCAAGCCACCTTGCTTGGGAAGCTCAACCCTTGGATTGTTCCTGCCCTCAATGTGGAGAACTACTCCACCGATGTCTTTGTCCAGAAAGCCTTGTCCCTTACCGGGAGGTTCTGA
- a CDS encoding histidine kinase, with the protein MAGSRFQTGYEVVERVVLLALLLIAFCLLFPVLDSLMFVLFLLLVFSLLLRWRFRLTATWMVLDASFLVLISLFYPDASLLLGLYVWYFAVEERPLLALAFLAVSYSLLEPQRFLFPLLCLVLGLLLARWKVERRVLLGQADALRLHLHRLEAEQVRLLLDYQDAQQLSRLEERSHIAQILHDSLGHELTGAHLSAKMVRSLFDKGDIERAKESQDKVIDRLERSLGQLRMAVRDLESDPEVEKFRLDSLLKEFAYPVEKHIRGDLLLVPASVRQLLYACLTEALTNVAKHAKPSFVRLQIDSSQTMVRMMLENDGLGTEAEQAGGNGLRYMRRRVEAAGGSLSAQKDTTFRLIVVIPFPGGH; encoded by the coding sequence TTGGCAGGCAGCAGGTTTCAGACTGGGTATGAGGTGGTGGAGAGGGTGGTGTTGCTCGCTCTGCTGCTCATTGCTTTTTGTCTGCTCTTTCCCGTCCTTGATTCCCTGATGTTCGTCCTGTTTCTCCTCTTGGTTTTCTCCCTTCTCTTGCGATGGAGGTTTCGCCTCACCGCCACCTGGATGGTGTTGGACGCTTCCTTTCTGGTGCTCATCTCCCTGTTTTATCCTGATGCATCGTTGTTGCTTGGCTTGTATGTATGGTATTTCGCCGTTGAGGAGAGACCCCTGCTCGCTCTAGCCTTCCTTGCGGTTTCGTATTCCCTGCTTGAGCCACAGCGTTTCCTTTTTCCCCTGCTGTGCTTGGTGCTTGGCCTTTTGCTTGCCCGTTGGAAGGTTGAGCGGCGTGTGCTGTTGGGGCAAGCCGATGCGTTGCGGCTCCATCTCCATCGGTTGGAAGCGGAGCAGGTACGCCTGCTTCTGGATTATCAGGATGCCCAGCAACTTTCCCGCCTTGAGGAGCGCTCCCATATTGCCCAGATTCTCCACGACAGCCTGGGCCATGAGCTGACCGGAGCGCATCTTTCTGCCAAGATGGTACGCTCCTTGTTCGATAAGGGCGATATTGAGCGGGCAAAGGAGAGTCAGGACAAGGTGATCGACAGGTTGGAGCGCAGTCTGGGGCAGTTGAGGATGGCTGTTCGGGATTTGGAAAGCGATCCCGAGGTCGAGAAATTCCGTTTGGATTCCTTGCTCAAGGAGTTTGCCTATCCGGTTGAGAAGCATATTCGTGGTGATTTGCTGCTGGTTCCCGCTTCGGTTCGCCAGTTGCTCTATGCCTGCCTTACCGAGGCACTGACCAACGTTGCCAAGCATGCCAAACCGAGTTTCGTACGCTTGCAAATCGATTCGAGCCAGACTATGGTACGCATGATGCTGGAGAACGATGGGCTTGGTACGGAAGCGGAGCAGGCTGGTGGGAATGGGCTGAGGTACATGCGCAGGCGTGTGGAAGCGGCAGGGGGCAGCCTTTCTGCGCAGAAGGACACTACGTTTCGCCTGATTGTGGTCATTCCGTTCCCTGGGGGTCACTGA
- a CDS encoding serine protease, which translates to MTKHLFLPCLLLLLPSLLFAEPATLVRTPPREMKFGGLSWRLKSSITPTAPGPNYYRATEDSVWVDDWGMHLTIKQQDDVWWATEIFTRERVGYGTYTFSVETDARTYDPHVVAGFFTWDTAPEEHNREIDIEFAAWGEQSGTTFQYVVQPYTDPSRILVFDPKLNGNLTTHRIVWTPDGVSFSSYHGQVDPDQEGSEQLLIKKWTYPNAPSEGRVRFRINLWLYQGKEPKDEVHMVITSFSFERWRP; encoded by the coding sequence ATGACCAAACACCTGTTTCTTCCTTGCCTGCTGCTACTCCTTCCTTCCCTGCTGTTCGCTGAACCGGCAACCTTGGTTCGGACCCCGCCCAGGGAGATGAAATTCGGAGGTCTCAGCTGGAGACTGAAGAGCAGCATCACCCCCACAGCTCCCGGTCCCAACTACTATCGGGCAACAGAGGATTCTGTCTGGGTGGATGATTGGGGCATGCATCTGACAATCAAGCAACAGGATGATGTGTGGTGGGCGACTGAGATCTTCACCCGTGAGCGGGTGGGGTACGGCACCTACACCTTCAGCGTGGAGACTGATGCACGCACCTATGACCCGCATGTGGTGGCAGGTTTCTTTACCTGGGACACTGCACCTGAGGAACATAACCGGGAGATTGACATTGAGTTTGCAGCCTGGGGGGAGCAGAGCGGCACCACCTTCCAGTATGTGGTGCAGCCGTATACCGACCCCTCACGAATTCTTGTTTTCGATCCCAAGCTGAACGGAAACCTCACCACCCACCGCATTGTCTGGACGCCCGACGGGGTGAGCTTTTCATCCTACCACGGTCAGGTTGATCCCGACCAGGAGGGGAGCGAGCAGTTGCTGATAAAGAAGTGGACCTATCCGAATGCCCCAAGCGAAGGAAGAGTGCGCTTTCGCATCAACCTCTGGCTCTATCAGGGGAAAGAGCCGAAGGACGAGGTGCATATGGTGATCACTTCGTTTTCGTTTGAGCGCTGGCGACCTTGA
- a CDS encoding ABC transporter permease, which produces MIGFHLKRASKDVVGEVILILFPLVLIFFFDYLYRNIGIETGMETGTQSRVSVLAIGFALTFQIYASAMSFETLSEDLFTAMHDRLFASPTEGRSLVLSVLASGTVVSFLQSVVILVFSIIILGAAIPNLAFILAILLLSVLFNQLLGTILLLWCGSPKVANIVTTVYGSVVPMIIGLYFPLPKYALVRFLRLYGTPMSLANTTVLAVMEGDWARAITTLAPLLILTVALFVLLKGLVRRVVV; this is translated from the coding sequence ATGATCGGATTCCACTTGAAACGGGCTTCCAAGGATGTGGTAGGCGAAGTCATCCTGATCCTTTTCCCCCTCGTTCTCATCTTCTTTTTTGACTACCTCTACCGGAATATCGGCATTGAGACGGGCATGGAGACAGGTACTCAGTCGAGGGTGTCGGTGCTTGCCATCGGGTTTGCCCTGACCTTTCAGATCTATGCTTCGGCGATGAGCTTTGAGACCCTCAGTGAGGACCTGTTCACCGCAATGCACGACCGACTTTTTGCATCTCCTACCGAAGGGAGGTCTCTGGTGCTTTCGGTGCTCGCGAGTGGAACCGTGGTGAGTTTCTTGCAGTCGGTAGTCATACTTGTCTTCTCCATCATCATACTGGGGGCTGCAATTCCAAACCTTGCCTTCATCCTGGCCATTCTCCTGCTTTCGGTGCTCTTCAACCAGCTGCTGGGCACCATCCTGCTGCTGTGGTGTGGTTCTCCAAAGGTGGCAAACATCGTAACCACTGTGTACGGATCGGTGGTTCCCATGATCATCGGGCTCTACTTTCCGCTTCCCAAGTATGCACTGGTTCGGTTCCTCCGTCTGTATGGAACTCCGATGAGTCTTGCCAATACAACCGTTCTGGCGGTTATGGAGGGAGATTGGGCGCGAGCCATCACCACGCTTGCTCCCTTGCTCATCCTCACGGTGGCCCTGTTTGTCTTGCTCAAGGGTTTGGTAAGGAGGGTGGTGGTATGA
- a CDS encoding glycosyltransferase has product MSSNLSLIITLSVVAADLLVMVSLLLLRLTRTRANKQRLRTEALLLGQLAQGALDLGQIHPKQLLKLYNRLASSLVLPEDQEKQIQAYLASSKLISSLTKGLRSPFVLRRIEACVQLKRLANQQNVRQALLGALEQEKQQVVVLYLFEALSKAKERKAILIMLKHLRKATPWMAGRYRALLVSYGTMLLPYLKNRLKIDRSYFSLLVAQYAKSYPTEELKDFLIRQAQAKNILIRKAALEVLCLHYPTTLHTPPFLESPYRSTLPFVIRAYAQRQDKNLLPAMLKYAKRIDIREQLVQSISEMAYRDPSLIRVLLVLFEKKRSKSEAEVLAKILDNRLTYILESHQGPLDERITSLVTSLVSQNHISGLVQFLNTNQESEKHAELGKLIRTMAKRSKNLRLLLFAYLHPSVFKALDIPKPPTVQQAAKPHQEKPQRMMLTLLLLLTLLIFPLIILISELPNLVDLSLMELVKLYVVRFNYLLVFYSVTINCIYLAILGISLRGAAVQNRLWRAKDKQMLFTEGLLPSVSIIAPAYNEAANIIESTNSLLNQHYPDFELIVVNDGSKDDTLAKLINYFNLEKRDQLVPRRLKTRPLRGIYRNKNIPNLVVVDKVNGGKADSLNLGLNVAKCEFFCGIDADSLLESDALLRAVSVMLDHQVQSIASGGNICPVNGCDVELGSLDSIALPHKFLARLQSLEYIRSFMTGRIGWARMNLLLIISGAFGVFHRDRTIATGGYLTKSGKYHKDTVGEDMELVVRLSRYMRERHLPYRVQYASNANCWTEVPEKWKVLRRQRDRWHRGLIDILLFHSTMIGNPKYGRLGLVGLPYYFVFELIGPFVEAQGLLFVFIGFLLGLINLPIALALFTSTILLGILVSLASLFISEFDRALYSNKDMLRLIRMAIIENFGVRQVISLWRVSAYFSAMRKNRGWGAQVRTGFKVASAQTKTK; this is encoded by the coding sequence ATGTCGTCCAACCTTTCCCTGATCATCACCCTCAGTGTGGTAGCTGCCGACCTCCTGGTCATGGTCTCGCTGCTCTTGCTCCGTCTTACCCGTACACGAGCAAACAAGCAACGGCTCAGGACCGAGGCACTGCTGTTGGGCCAGCTTGCACAAGGAGCACTCGATCTCGGACAAATCCACCCCAAGCAGTTGCTCAAGCTCTACAACCGGTTGGCATCCTCTCTTGTCTTGCCGGAGGATCAGGAGAAGCAAATCCAAGCGTATCTGGCCTCCTCAAAACTCATCTCTTCACTGACCAAAGGTCTCAGATCACCATTCGTTCTCAGAAGGATTGAAGCGTGTGTCCAGCTCAAGCGCCTGGCAAACCAGCAGAATGTACGGCAAGCCCTGCTGGGGGCACTGGAGCAGGAAAAGCAGCAGGTGGTGGTGCTCTATCTCTTTGAGGCACTGTCCAAGGCAAAGGAACGCAAGGCCATCCTCATCATGCTCAAGCATCTCAGGAAGGCCACTCCCTGGATGGCTGGGCGGTATAGGGCACTCTTGGTCAGCTATGGGACCATGTTGCTCCCGTATCTCAAAAACCGCCTCAAGATCGACCGATCCTACTTTTCCCTGCTCGTGGCACAGTATGCAAAGTCCTATCCCACCGAGGAGCTGAAGGATTTTCTCATCCGCCAAGCACAGGCAAAGAACATCCTGATCAGGAAAGCCGCATTGGAAGTGCTCTGCCTGCACTACCCAACAACCTTGCATACTCCCCCATTTCTGGAAAGCCCATACCGAAGCACCCTTCCCTTTGTCATCAGGGCATACGCACAGCGGCAGGACAAGAACCTGCTTCCCGCCATGCTCAAGTACGCCAAGCGCATCGATATCCGCGAGCAGTTGGTACAGAGCATCTCCGAAATGGCCTACCGGGATCCTAGTCTGATACGTGTCCTGCTTGTCCTCTTTGAGAAGAAGCGCTCGAAGAGTGAGGCCGAAGTCCTGGCAAAGATACTCGACAATCGCCTCACCTACATTCTGGAATCCCACCAGGGACCTTTGGATGAGAGGATCACCTCATTGGTGACGAGTCTGGTGAGCCAGAACCATATCAGTGGTCTGGTGCAATTCCTCAATACCAATCAGGAGAGTGAGAAGCACGCTGAACTGGGCAAGCTCATCAGAACCATGGCCAAGCGAAGCAAAAACCTCAGACTGCTGCTCTTTGCCTACCTCCACCCCTCGGTGTTCAAAGCCCTCGACATCCCCAAGCCACCGACCGTACAGCAAGCGGCAAAACCTCATCAGGAGAAGCCCCAGCGCATGATGCTCACCCTCTTGCTCCTGCTCACCCTGCTCATCTTCCCCCTGATCATCCTCATTTCTGAGTTGCCGAACCTGGTAGACCTCTCCTTGATGGAATTGGTTAAGCTGTACGTGGTGCGCTTCAACTACCTGCTGGTCTTCTACTCGGTGACGATCAACTGCATCTACCTGGCCATCCTTGGTATTTCCCTGCGCGGTGCTGCAGTCCAGAACCGTCTCTGGCGGGCAAAGGACAAGCAGATGCTCTTCACCGAAGGGCTTCTGCCCTCGGTCTCGATCATAGCCCCGGCGTACAACGAGGCGGCAAACATCATTGAGAGCACCAACAGCCTGCTCAACCAGCACTACCCTGACTTTGAGTTGATCGTGGTCAATGACGGATCAAAAGACGATACGCTTGCCAAGCTCATCAACTACTTCAACCTTGAGAAGCGAGACCAATTGGTGCCAAGGCGACTGAAAACCCGCCCGTTGAGGGGTATCTACCGAAACAAGAACATACCCAACCTGGTGGTGGTGGACAAGGTGAACGGGGGCAAGGCTGACTCATTGAACCTTGGACTGAATGTCGCGAAATGTGAGTTCTTCTGTGGCATCGATGCTGACAGCCTGCTTGAGTCGGATGCCCTGTTGCGTGCAGTCTCCGTCATGCTCGACCACCAGGTCCAGTCCATTGCCAGTGGGGGAAACATCTGCCCGGTCAACGGCTGTGATGTCGAACTGGGCTCCTTGGACTCGATAGCGCTTCCGCACAAATTCCTTGCCAGGTTGCAAAGCCTCGAGTACATACGTTCTTTCATGACCGGTCGCATCGGGTGGGCGAGGATGAACCTGCTGCTGATCATCAGCGGAGCGTTCGGTGTCTTCCATCGCGACCGAACCATTGCAACCGGGGGCTATCTGACCAAAAGCGGGAAATACCATAAGGATACCGTGGGCGAAGACATGGAGCTGGTGGTGCGCCTCAGCCGCTACATGCGCGAGCGGCACCTGCCCTATCGGGTCCAGTATGCAAGCAATGCCAACTGCTGGACCGAGGTCCCTGAAAAATGGAAGGTGTTGCGCCGACAGCGTGACCGCTGGCATCGCGGCCTGATCGACATCCTGCTGTTCCACAGCACCATGATCGGCAATCCGAAGTACGGGAGATTGGGCTTGGTGGGCCTGCCCTACTACTTTGTCTTCGAACTGATCGGCCCGTTTGTAGAGGCACAGGGGCTTCTGTTTGTGTTCATCGGATTTCTCTTGGGCCTGATCAACCTGCCCATCGCGCTTGCCCTCTTCACCTCAACCATCCTGTTGGGCATCCTGGTCTCCCTTGCTTCCCTGTTCATCAGTGAGTTCGACCGGGCCCTCTACTCAAACAAGGACATGCTCAGGCTCATCCGGATGGCCATCATTGAGAACTTCGGGGTACGTCAGGTGATCAGCTTGTGGCGGGTAAGCGCCTACTTCAGTGCCATGCGCAAGAATCGGGGTTGGGGTGCGCAGGTACGCACCGGCTTCAAGGTCGCCAGCGCTCAAACGAAAACGAAGTGA
- a CDS encoding ABC transporter permease: MTIFLLSLRSNLRQKSSFLLLVGFPLVLLFIPSMNGSLPMGLSLYGLLNLYSAFLMTRPVMEDRMRKVVVRIAASPVSHARYLFSHLGAAMVLLALQATLFVIACAFRFGLGLTNYLLLWLLYLAYSVMVLSFALAWNTMFRSYTTSFALFSGVGSIMCLVSGLSFPLHLLPQSIQRLVRILPTYWLAHALAALYQQNGAGILLAAVVLLVFAGIFLLLGSKRRF; the protein is encoded by the coding sequence ATGACGATTTTCTTGCTCTCCTTGCGTTCAAATCTCCGGCAGAAGAGTTCTTTCCTTCTTTTGGTGGGCTTCCCGCTGGTGTTGCTGTTCATTCCTTCCATGAATGGATCGCTTCCGATGGGGCTGAGCCTCTACGGTCTGCTCAATTTGTATTCAGCATTCCTGATGACCCGGCCGGTGATGGAGGACCGGATGCGCAAGGTTGTGGTGAGAATTGCCGCATCCCCGGTTTCCCATGCCAGATACCTGTTCAGTCATCTCGGTGCGGCCATGGTATTGCTTGCCTTGCAAGCGACGCTCTTCGTAATCGCTTGTGCCTTTCGGTTTGGATTGGGTCTTACCAACTATCTCCTGCTTTGGTTGCTCTATCTTGCCTACAGTGTGATGGTGCTCTCCTTTGCGCTTGCCTGGAATACCATGTTTCGGTCGTATACCACCAGTTTTGCACTGTTCAGTGGGGTTGGCTCCATCATGTGCTTGGTCAGCGGGCTCTCATTTCCCCTGCATCTGCTGCCGCAAAGCATACAGCGCTTGGTGCGGATTCTCCCCACCTACTGGCTTGCACACGCACTTGCCGCCCTCTATCAACAGAACGGCGCTGGTATCCTGCTTGCTGCTGTGGTACTCTTGGTATTTGCAGGGATATTTCTCTTGTTGGGAAGTAAAAGGAGATTCTAG
- a CDS encoding ABC transporter ATP-binding protein, giving the protein MRYTAMVLQVREVMKRFNANLALDGCSLEVEKGEVIGLLGPNGAGKTTCIRSIIGLIPVDEGTITVFGMHQDGRNKEIRKKIGYVTQEITLYEEMSGKDNLAFFASLYGMKKQEIAVRMAEVAAIIGLEGRLADKVKHYSGGMKRRLNIGCALMHSPDLVIMDEPTVGIDPQSRSFILRSVKELAKEGATIIYTSHYIEEVEAVASRIYIMDNGHIIAQGTLAQLVARIQGDHVIEVEVRLGTEEVRTRLLSIPDVKEVVLEGNRYRIIVPAGIPILDKILHVFANLPLVSVNTKQPNLEDVFLTLTGKQLRDEVKS; this is encoded by the coding sequence GTGAGGTACACAGCCATGGTATTACAGGTGCGCGAAGTCATGAAACGGTTCAATGCAAATCTTGCTCTGGATGGATGTTCCCTGGAAGTTGAGAAAGGGGAAGTCATCGGTTTGCTCGGTCCGAACGGAGCGGGCAAGACCACCTGCATCCGCAGTATCATCGGCCTGATTCCCGTAGATGAGGGAACCATAACGGTCTTTGGGATGCATCAGGATGGGAGAAACAAGGAAATCCGCAAGAAAATCGGCTACGTCACCCAGGAGATTACCCTCTATGAGGAGATGAGCGGGAAGGACAACCTTGCCTTCTTTGCCTCCCTGTATGGGATGAAAAAACAAGAGATTGCCGTCCGCATGGCTGAAGTGGCTGCCATCATTGGTCTGGAAGGCCGGCTCGCTGACAAGGTCAAGCACTATAGCGGGGGCATGAAACGGAGGCTCAATATCGGCTGTGCCCTTATGCATTCTCCTGATCTGGTCATCATGGATGAACCTACGGTGGGTATCGACCCCCAGTCGCGCTCCTTCATCCTGCGCTCGGTCAAGGAGTTGGCCAAGGAGGGGGCGACCATCATCTACACATCCCACTATATTGAGGAAGTGGAGGCGGTTGCCTCGCGCATATACATCATGGACAACGGGCACATCATAGCCCAGGGAACCTTGGCCCAATTGGTTGCCCGCATCCAAGGGGACCATGTCATTGAAGTGGAGGTGCGCTTGGGCACAGAGGAAGTCAGAACCCGTCTGCTTTCGATTCCTGACGTCAAGGAAGTGGTGTTGGAGGGCAATCGCTACCGCATCATCGTGCCTGCGGGTATTCCTATCCTGGACAAGATCCTGCACGTGTTTGCCAACTTGCCGTTGGTTTCCGTCAATACCAAGCAACCAAACCTGGAGGATGTGTTTCTTACCTTGACCGGCAAACAGCTGCGTGATGAGGTGAAGTCATGA
- a CDS encoding response regulator, producing MIDLTKPVQLAEGLWWVGSENTYENLQCNPYLLIKDGKGILFDPGSALDGKEVLAKTLSLLSMDRLEAIVLSHQDPDLCYAVSYFEEAGFGGVLCCHERAALILKHYGFRSTFYLVNQHKYSFTMENGSSIGFIFTPYLHFPGAIMSYLPEQQALVSGDLFGSITADWHLYADDSYLDGMKAFHEVYMPSHEILKAGMESLDSYSIALICPQHGSVIRENIQKHIDTLKEMPCGLFLQPRKQSLPLDGGIRALLDQVVTRLITLHGQEAVRTAFEQGPFTINTRKKVISKTSIGESELWEQFFSYLEQKKGVGWLTSISSFVELLSNQYDLPLPLSFSTLAVKAKQEAQESAQELRETQQRLRELEESLYRDPVTKLYNNEFYLAFLQKALFQMEKTEHGLAILVLGIDNLDRINLDFESSEGDRTMRILADLLVRNVEDHVQVCRLSGGLFSLLCTSLTKPQAIERANALRNLIAAEERFIVPITVSMGLFHSDEIPPELENDSTRIISLVNQTTLFRLRLARKQGGGVLISSSESKVGSRSAFTIVLVDNPGFDRDLLTETLTKEGYRVLVCSNGLEAKRLVTEAPPDLIISELLVPKLSGLTLRKDLLARPSLGRIPFLLMSVNKQERTVSRAFELGIRHFFSRPLSLYELTGLIRLISEKGA from the coding sequence ATGATTGACCTTACCAAACCTGTTCAGCTGGCCGAAGGACTCTGGTGGGTGGGCTCTGAAAACACCTATGAGAACCTGCAATGCAACCCGTATCTTCTCATCAAGGACGGAAAGGGAATCCTGTTCGACCCCGGCAGTGCTCTTGACGGGAAAGAGGTCCTTGCAAAGACCCTGAGCCTTCTTTCCATGGACCGGCTGGAAGCCATTGTCCTCAGCCATCAGGATCCCGATCTCTGCTATGCCGTCTCCTACTTTGAGGAAGCAGGCTTTGGGGGAGTACTCTGTTGCCACGAGCGTGCCGCCCTCATACTCAAGCACTACGGGTTCAGGAGCACCTTCTACTTGGTCAACCAACATAAGTACTCCTTTACGATGGAAAATGGGAGCTCCATCGGCTTCATCTTCACCCCGTACCTCCATTTCCCCGGTGCCATCATGAGCTATCTTCCCGAGCAACAGGCGTTGGTCAGCGGAGACCTCTTTGGCTCCATCACCGCCGATTGGCACCTCTATGCCGATGACTCCTACCTCGATGGCATGAAAGCCTTCCATGAAGTGTACATGCCCAGCCACGAGATTCTCAAAGCCGGCATGGAGAGTCTGGACAGCTATTCGATTGCGCTCATCTGTCCCCAGCATGGTTCTGTCATCCGTGAAAACATCCAAAAGCATATCGACACCCTGAAAGAGATGCCGTGCGGACTCTTTCTGCAACCCCGCAAGCAGAGTCTGCCCCTCGATGGAGGCATCCGTGCCCTCCTGGACCAGGTGGTGACCCGCCTGATAACCCTGCACGGCCAGGAAGCCGTCCGCACTGCCTTCGAGCAGGGGCCGTTCACCATCAACACCAGGAAGAAGGTGATCAGCAAGACAAGCATCGGCGAATCAGAGCTGTGGGAGCAGTTCTTCTCCTACCTCGAGCAGAAGAAGGGAGTAGGCTGGCTCACCTCCATCTCCTCGTTTGTCGAGCTGCTCTCCAACCAGTATGACCTCCCATTGCCGCTCTCCTTCTCCACCTTGGCGGTAAAAGCCAAACAAGAGGCTCAAGAGAGTGCCCAAGAACTGAGAGAGACACAGCAGCGGCTCAGGGAGCTTGAGGAGAGTCTCTACCGTGACCCAGTGACAAAGCTGTACAACAATGAGTTCTATCTCGCTTTCCTGCAGAAAGCCCTCTTCCAAATGGAGAAAACCGAGCATGGACTGGCCATTCTGGTGCTGGGCATCGACAACCTCGATCGCATCAATCTCGACTTCGAAAGCAGCGAGGGAGACCGCACCATGCGTATCCTTGCTGACCTGCTGGTACGCAATGTGGAGGATCATGTACAGGTATGCAGGCTCAGCGGGGGTCTCTTCAGCCTTCTGTGCACATCGCTGACCAAACCACAGGCCATCGAGCGGGCCAATGCCCTGAGAAACCTCATTGCTGCGGAGGAGCGTTTCATTGTCCCCATCACGGTGTCCATGGGACTCTTCCACTCCGATGAGATCCCCCCCGAGCTGGAAAACGACAGTACCCGAATCATTTCCTTGGTAAACCAGACCACCCTGTTCAGGCTGAGGCTTGCACGCAAGCAGGGAGGGGGTGTACTCATCTCCTCCTCTGAGAGCAAGGTGGGCAGCCGTTCGGCCTTTACCATCGTGCTTGTGGACAACCCAGGCTTTGACCGCGACCTGCTTACTGAGACACTCACCAAGGAGGGGTATCGCGTCTTGGTCTGTTCCAATGGGCTGGAGGCGAAACGCCTGGTCACAGAGGCTCCTCCCGACTTGATCATCAGTGAACTGTTGGTCCCCAAGCTCAGTGGTCTTACCTTGCGCAAGGATCTGCTTGCCAGACCTTCCTTGGGAAGAATCCCCTTCCTTCTTATGTCAGTGAACAAGCAGGAACGTACGGTAAGCCGTGCCTTTGAACTGGGAATCCGCCACTTTTTCTCCCGTCCACTCTCCTTGTATGAGCTGACCGGCCTTATCAGGCTGATCAGCGAGAAGGGGGCTTGA
- a CDS encoding response regulator transcription factor codes for MRIVLVDDDELVLESLSVLLAEDEDVHVVGCAANGAEALELLGKLAVDVVLLDVQMPVMDGIEAAQRIKAQFPRIKILMLTTFADYRTVHRALEAGASGFLLKSDPTEKQVMTIKAVHQGLPVISEQALKSFSDPLVFNDLSRSEQEVLQQLSDGLSNKEIAARLCLSEGTVRNVISVMLDKLALRDRTQLAIAYWQRKSRGR; via the coding sequence GTGAGAATTGTTCTTGTGGATGATGATGAACTGGTGCTGGAGTCTCTTTCCGTCTTGCTCGCCGAGGATGAGGATGTGCATGTTGTGGGGTGTGCGGCAAATGGTGCGGAAGCACTGGAACTGCTGGGGAAACTGGCAGTGGATGTGGTGCTCCTGGATGTCCAGATGCCGGTTATGGATGGCATCGAGGCAGCCCAGCGTATCAAGGCACAGTTTCCCCGCATCAAGATCCTGATGCTCACCACCTTTGCCGACTACCGTACCGTTCATCGGGCGTTGGAAGCAGGGGCTTCGGGTTTCCTGCTTAAAAGTGATCCTACCGAGAAGCAGGTGATGACGATCAAGGCTGTGCATCAGGGGCTTCCTGTCATCAGCGAACAGGCACTGAAGAGTTTTTCCGACCCGTTGGTGTTCAATGATTTGAGTAGGAGCGAGCAAGAGGTGTTGCAGCAACTCTCTGATGGGCTTTCGAACAAGGAGATAGCCGCCCGTCTTTGCCTGAGTGAGGGAACGGTGCGCAATGTGATATCGGTGATGTTGGATAAGCTGGCCTTGCGTGACCGCACCCAACTTGCCATTGCCTACTGGCAGCGAAAGAGTAGAGGGAGGTAG